A single Triticum dicoccoides isolate Atlit2015 ecotype Zavitan chromosome 2A, WEW_v2.0, whole genome shotgun sequence DNA region contains:
- the LOC119359785 gene encoding zinc finger protein hangover-like produces the protein MQRAAVRFASMAGRRFAASATRPGLPTGAAPLWPAAAVVNGTTRLSIQPAFAAAAAALCARRGYAGRSLKTKTVSKEEEEDDDDDDGGGGDFFDMSCDEDSDDDSDSDDLEDADLYASGSDE, from the coding sequence ATGCAGCGCGCCGCCGTAAGGTTCGCTTCCATGGCCGGCCGCCGCTTCGCTGCGTCGGCCACCCGCCCGGGGCTCCCAACTGGCGCGGCTCCTCTTTGGCCTGCCGCGGCGGTGGTCAACGGTACCACGCGATTATCCATCCAGCCAGCTTTTGCTGCTGCCGCGGCGGCTCTGTGTGCCCGGCGCGGTTACGCGGGCAGGTCTCTGAAGACGAAGACggtcagcaaggaggaggaggaggacgacgacgacgacgacggcggcggcggcgacttctTCGATATGTCCTGCGACGAGGACTCCGACGACGACTCCGACAGCGACGATTTGGAGGACGCTGATCTGTATGCTTCCGGAAGTGACGAGTAG
- the LOC119356041 gene encoding 3-hexulose-6-phosphate isomerase-like, whose translation MSGRDAASPAPADASAICAQIAAVFAAPSAHPPARAVLVSELAAASSRGGRVFVHGVGREGLMMRALCMRLAHLGLPAHCVGDVTAPPALSGDLLVASAGPGAFSTVDAICGVARGAGTRVVLLTARTEGDFPGRQADVVAHLPAQTMADDEDGAAAQAKLPMGSLYEGAMFVLFEMVVLELAGVLGQSPAQMRARHTNLE comes from the coding sequence ATGAGCGGCCGCGATGCCGCCTCCCCGGCGCCGGCCGACGCCTCCGCCATATGCGCTCAGATCGCGGCCGTCTTCGCCGCGCCATCCGCGCACCCCCCGGCGCGCGCCGTCCTAGTCTCTGAGCTCGCCGCCGCGTCCTCCCGGGGAGGCCGCGTGTTCGTGCACGGCGTCGGGCGCGAGGGCCTCATGATGCGCGCCCTCTGCATGCGCCTGGCGCACCTCGGCCTCCCCGCGCACTGCGTCGGCGACGTCACGGCGCCGCCCGCCTTATCGGGAGACCTCCTCGTCGCCTCCGCGGGACCGGGCGCGTTCTCCACCGTCGACGCCATCTGCGGCGTGGCGCGAGGCGCCGGCACGCGCGTGGTGCTGCTCACCGCGAGGACGGAGGGAGATTTCCCTGGGCGCCAGGCCGACGTGGTGGCCCACCTCCCCGCGCAGACCATGGCTGACGACGAGGATGGCGCGGCGGCGCAGGCGAAGCTGCCGATGGGGAGCCTGTACGAGGGGGCCATGTTTGTGCTGTTCGAGATGGTGGTGCTCGAGCTCGCGGGTGTTCTGGGCCAAAGCCCGGCCCAGATGAGGGCCCGCCACACAAACTTGGAGTAG